One Pseudorhodoplanes sinuspersici DNA segment encodes these proteins:
- a CDS encoding DUF4286 family protein: MTMGKAILFSEMTPDASFESDFHHWYDTEHIPIRMKCDGFVSGQRYRSDAGPGFLAVYDMTDLSALKTPDYTKIKTQPSEQTRWMLDNVRGFTRYLGNEIHRNTKDAGAIDAPILYAVWFNVPQDRASEFNDWYESEHIPLLMKAQDWRMVRRFRIVDGEPGTWSHLALHYLASIAALQSPEREVARKTAWRDKLAAESWFKGNYSIFERHGDRHIGISAVI, translated from the coding sequence ATGACAATGGGAAAGGCGATCCTGTTTTCGGAAATGACGCCGGACGCCTCTTTCGAGAGCGACTTTCACCATTGGTACGATACCGAGCACATCCCGATCCGCATGAAATGCGATGGGTTCGTCAGTGGTCAACGCTACAGGTCGGATGCCGGTCCAGGCTTCCTGGCCGTTTATGACATGACGGACCTTTCTGCGCTCAAGACGCCCGACTATACCAAGATCAAGACCCAGCCGAGCGAGCAGACGCGCTGGATGCTGGACAATGTCCGTGGCTTTACGCGCTATCTCGGCAATGAAATCCATCGCAACACCAAGGATGCCGGCGCGATCGATGCCCCTATTCTCTACGCCGTCTGGTTCAATGTGCCGCAGGACCGCGCCAGCGAGTTCAACGACTGGTACGAAAGCGAGCACATCCCGCTGCTCATGAAGGCGCAAGACTGGCGCATGGTCCGCCGGTTCCGGATCGTCGATGGCGAGCCCGGGACTTGGAGCCACCTCGCCCTGCACTATCTAGCGAGCATAGCTGCCCTGCAATCGCCGGAACGCGAGGTCGCGCGAAAAACAGCATGGCGCGATAAGCTAGCAGCCGAATCGTGGTTCAAGGGAAATTATTCTATTTTTGAAAGGCACGGCGACCGTCACATTGGAATCAGCGCCGTAATCTGA
- a CDS encoding GntR family transcriptional regulator, protein MDLKVSPVSVQQQAASKLRAAILAGVFQPGERLVEADLCERLGVSRPSVREALRSLEAEKLVAIVPNRGPLVPLITWEQAREIYQVRVLLEAEAAAACAQSLTPDSIRRMQDALADFIKADKEDNAVERVNATSRFYDEILNGCGNSVIKDILNGLLARVTFLRSRTMSAPGRAKHSAQEMAAMLQAIQKRDSDAARKAAAQHVERASRAAQAIFEKQ, encoded by the coding sequence ATGGATCTCAAGGTTTCGCCAGTCAGCGTTCAGCAACAGGCCGCAAGCAAATTGCGAGCCGCCATTTTGGCGGGCGTGTTTCAGCCAGGAGAACGTCTGGTCGAAGCCGATCTTTGCGAACGTCTCGGCGTCAGCCGGCCGTCCGTCCGGGAAGCCTTGCGGAGTCTCGAAGCCGAGAAGCTTGTCGCGATTGTTCCGAACCGCGGGCCCCTTGTTCCCCTGATCACGTGGGAACAGGCCAGGGAAATTTACCAGGTACGTGTTCTTCTGGAGGCTGAAGCCGCCGCTGCCTGTGCGCAAAGCCTGACTCCCGACAGCATCAGACGGATGCAGGATGCTCTGGCCGACTTCATCAAGGCGGACAAAGAGGACAATGCGGTCGAGCGCGTCAACGCCACCTCGCGCTTTTACGACGAAATATTGAATGGCTGCGGCAACAGCGTCATCAAGGACATTCTCAACGGACTGCTTGCACGAGTAACGTTCCTGCGTTCACGTACGATGTCTGCCCCCGGACGCGCAAAGCACAGCGCGCAGGAGATGGCGGCTATGCTCCAGGCCATCCAGAAACGTGATTCAGATGCGGCACGAAAAGCCGCTGCGCAGCATGTCGAGCGTGCAAGTCGTGCAGCCCAGGCGATATTTGAAAAACAATAG
- a CDS encoding DUF3830 family protein, protein MTHVAIKAGDFSFKAKLELEAAPKTCAIFRSLLPYRQKIIHVRWSGEGVWIPLGGLDLGLTYENATSHPAPGDIIVHPGGISETEILIAYGALSFSSKVGQLAGNHFMTIEEGRDQLRKLGEHVLWHGALDIDFQAA, encoded by the coding sequence GTGACGCACGTTGCCATCAAAGCCGGCGATTTCAGTTTCAAGGCGAAACTCGAACTGGAAGCTGCGCCGAAGACCTGCGCGATATTCCGCTCGCTGCTGCCGTATCGTCAGAAGATCATTCATGTGCGCTGGAGCGGTGAAGGCGTCTGGATTCCACTCGGAGGGCTCGATCTCGGGCTGACCTACGAGAATGCGACCAGCCATCCGGCGCCGGGCGATATCATCGTGCATCCGGGTGGGATCAGCGAAACCGAGATTCTGATCGCTTACGGGGCCTTGAGTTTCAGCAGCAAGGTGGGACAGCTTGCCGGCAACCATTTCATGACGATTGAAGAGGGGCGCGACCAGTTGCGGAAACTTGGCGAGCATGTGCTGTGGCACGGAGCGCTCGACATTGATTTCCAAGCCGCCTGA
- a CDS encoding ring-opening amidohydrolase, producing the protein MPIAKVHRISAYSPDDASGIADAIARGDIDPRGVMAVFGKTEGNGCVNDFSRGFATATLTQFFSRYMPADDAAKICFVMSGGTEGAMAPHWTIFERAEGDGAAGPALAIGRAHTPALPAEHLGHAGQIAMVADGVRTAMQDAGITNADDVHFVQIKCPLLTAQRIGEATSRGATVATTSTLKSMGLSRAASALGVAVALGELKADAITPSDIGDNWSLYSGRASCSAGIELLGHEIVVLGLSKDWSGPLTIDHAVMADAIDIEPVRGAMQRLGFAANGQLSSAERDKLVALLAKAEPSQNAMLRGFRHTMLDDSDISPTRHARAFVCGALAGLVGHAEIYVSGGAEHQGPDGGGPVAVIARR; encoded by the coding sequence GTGCCGATCGCCAAAGTCCATCGTATTTCCGCATATTCTCCCGACGACGCCTCCGGCATTGCGGACGCGATCGCGCGCGGCGATATCGATCCGCGCGGCGTCATGGCGGTATTCGGCAAGACCGAGGGCAATGGCTGCGTCAACGATTTCAGCCGCGGCTTTGCGACCGCGACGCTGACGCAGTTTTTCAGCCGCTACATGCCCGCCGATGACGCTGCGAAAATCTGCTTCGTGATGTCCGGCGGCACGGAAGGCGCGATGGCGCCGCACTGGACCATCTTCGAACGCGCGGAAGGGGACGGCGCAGCAGGGCCGGCGCTCGCCATCGGCCGCGCGCATACGCCCGCCCTGCCCGCCGAACATCTTGGACACGCCGGCCAGATCGCGATGGTCGCTGATGGCGTCCGCACAGCGATGCAAGATGCCGGAATCACGAATGCGGACGATGTCCATTTCGTGCAGATCAAATGCCCGCTCCTCACCGCACAGCGCATCGGCGAAGCGACATCGCGCGGCGCCACGGTCGCCACCACCAGCACGCTGAAGTCGATGGGCCTGTCACGGGCCGCGAGCGCGCTTGGCGTCGCCGTGGCGCTCGGCGAACTCAAGGCCGATGCGATCACGCCATCCGATATCGGCGACAACTGGTCGTTATACTCGGGCCGCGCAAGCTGTTCTGCAGGGATCGAATTGCTCGGCCATGAGATCGTGGTGCTGGGCCTGTCGAAAGACTGGAGCGGCCCGCTCACCATCGACCACGCCGTCATGGCCGACGCCATCGATATCGAACCCGTGCGCGGTGCGATGCAACGGCTCGGCTTTGCCGCCAACGGACAATTGTCATCGGCGGAACGCGACAAACTTGTCGCCCTTCTGGCGAAGGCGGAGCCAAGTCAGAACGCAATGCTGCGGGGCTTTCGTCACACGATGCTGGACGATTCCGATATCTCGCCGACACGGCATGCGCGTGCCTTTGTCTGCGGTGCGCTCGCCGGTCTTGTCGGCCATGCCGAGATCTATGTCTCGGGCGGCGCCGAGCATCAGGGCCCCGACGGCGGCGGCCCCGTCGCCGTGATTGCGCGGCGCTGA
- a CDS encoding DUF3891 family protein, producing MIIQTAPAGQKRLAIMMSQHTALCQQFAQVFGNAQFESLDPLDLMIYVISNHDAGWLEFDRNPAIDPATSLPYNLVETPPEYITVTSRLSPDFNQRHHSYSGLISSMHSWGLYNGRYGLSKMVLLDKIAEQDRPLADKMLNGELDRQARLKRELERDPSTAAWLDGRKLFQNYKQLQFIDTLALYFNRIHPSERAEQVFENVPMSANEDVSVSIRPVDAGIYALSPFPFATDNSEFAYAGRRIAPDLGNTEGGWPAALKRTPTEWERFRLVPA from the coding sequence ATGATCATTCAGACAGCGCCGGCCGGGCAAAAGCGCCTTGCCATCATGATGAGCCAGCACACAGCGCTCTGTCAGCAATTCGCGCAGGTGTTCGGCAACGCGCAATTCGAGTCTCTCGACCCGCTGGATCTGATGATCTACGTCATTTCCAATCACGATGCCGGCTGGCTGGAATTCGATCGCAATCCGGCCATCGATCCGGCGACCAGCCTGCCCTACAACCTTGTCGAGACACCACCGGAATACATCACCGTCACCAGCCGCCTTTCTCCGGACTTCAATCAGCGTCACCATTCTTATTCCGGATTGATTTCCAGCATGCATAGCTGGGGGCTTTACAATGGCCGTTACGGCCTTTCGAAAATGGTGCTGCTCGACAAGATCGCGGAGCAGGATCGGCCGCTGGCCGACAAGATGCTCAACGGCGAACTCGATCGGCAGGCGCGGCTCAAGAGAGAACTCGAAAGGGATCCAAGCACAGCGGCCTGGCTCGACGGCCGCAAGCTGTTCCAGAACTATAAGCAGCTTCAGTTCATCGACACGCTGGCGCTTTATTTCAACCGCATCCATCCATCGGAGCGGGCCGAGCAGGTGTTTGAAAATGTGCCGATGAGTGCGAATGAGGATGTATCCGTGAGCATTCGTCCGGTGGACGCCGGCATCTATGCGCTCTCGCCCTTCCCATTCGCAACCGACAATTCGGAGTTCGCTTACGCGGGCCGTCGTATCGCGCCTGACCTTGGCAACACTGAAGGCGGCTGGCCGGCAGCACTCAAGCGCACGCCGACGGAATGGGAACGCTTTCGTCTTGTCCCCGCGTGA
- a CDS encoding alpha/beta fold hydrolase: protein MPHLTMADGVRLYYEETGRGTPIVFVHEFAADYRTWEPQLRFFSRSHRCITFSQRGYPPSDIPEKPEMYSQDIARNDVLGVMDALKIDKAHVVGHSMGAYTALHVGLNQPQRCLSVTAAGCGWGSTPDPAQRDAMKAMAAETGKMFLEETMASSAAKYADAPMRQTHKHKDPRGWAEFARMLAEHSPLGHGLTMYNLQLKRPTLWEMEEQLKALSIPLLVVVGDEDFPCLDGSLFLKRTVPTAALLVVPRSGHTITSEEPAIFNAALADLFSAVESGRWMSHRPAS from the coding sequence ATGCCGCATCTGACCATGGCCGACGGCGTCAGGCTCTATTACGAAGAGACCGGCCGCGGCACACCGATTGTCTTCGTGCACGAATTTGCGGCGGATTATCGCACCTGGGAGCCGCAGCTCCGCTTCTTTTCCCGCTCGCATCGCTGCATCACGTTCAGCCAGCGTGGCTATCCGCCGTCCGACATCCCCGAAAAGCCGGAGATGTATTCGCAGGACATCGCGCGAAACGACGTTCTGGGCGTGATGGATGCGCTGAAGATCGACAAAGCGCATGTCGTCGGTCATTCCATGGGCGCCTATACCGCGCTGCATGTCGGCCTCAACCAACCGCAACGCTGTCTCTCGGTCACCGCGGCTGGATGCGGATGGGGATCGACGCCCGATCCGGCACAGCGCGACGCGATGAAGGCGATGGCGGCGGAAACCGGCAAGATGTTTCTCGAAGAAACCATGGCCTCGTCCGCTGCGAAATATGCCGACGCGCCGATGCGCCAGACGCACAAGCATAAAGACCCGCGCGGCTGGGCCGAGTTCGCCCGCATGCTGGCGGAGCATTCGCCGCTCGGTCACGGGTTGACCATGTACAATCTGCAGCTCAAGCGGCCGACCTTGTGGGAAATGGAAGAGCAACTGAAAGCTCTTTCCATTCCACTGCTGGTCGTGGTCGGAGATGAGGACTTTCCCTGCCTCGACGGCAGCCTGTTCCTCAAACGCACCGTGCCGACCGCAGCCCTACTGGTCGTTCCGCGCTCGGGTCATACCATCACCAGCGAGGAACCGGCGATCTTCAATGCGGCGCTTGCTGACCTCTTCTCTGCGGTGGAAAGCGGCCGCTGGATGTCGCATCGGCCTGCATCGTGA
- a CDS encoding enoyl-CoA hydratase-related protein, translating into MAGDIAITVEDNIATLRVRNPERRNAISATMWQSIAAFAQSAPSRRDIRVVIIRGDGDLAFSAGADIIGFNEARSGTANAKGYDDLVEDTCRAIEAMPQPAIAMIKGACMGAGASLAASCDLRVASQNAFFAVPAGRLGLGYDPRGIKRMLRVFGPLTAQILYTAQRIPAPRFHDVGGVHAIAEDNDVEALATSLARTIADNAPLTLKAVKASIRALNANDPALLAEAERLSAQADASNDYAEGRAAFAEKRTPRFTGS; encoded by the coding sequence ATGGCCGGCGATATCGCAATCACGGTTGAGGACAACATCGCGACCTTGCGGGTGCGCAATCCCGAGCGCCGCAATGCGATCTCCGCGACGATGTGGCAGTCAATCGCGGCGTTCGCGCAGTCGGCACCTTCGCGCCGCGACATTCGTGTGGTCATCATCCGCGGCGACGGCGATCTCGCCTTCTCGGCTGGCGCGGACATCATCGGCTTCAATGAAGCGCGATCGGGCACCGCCAATGCGAAGGGTTACGACGATCTGGTCGAGGACACCTGCCGTGCGATCGAGGCGATGCCGCAACCGGCGATCGCAATGATCAAAGGCGCCTGCATGGGCGCCGGCGCATCGCTCGCGGCATCTTGCGACCTGCGCGTCGCCTCGCAAAATGCGTTCTTTGCCGTGCCCGCCGGCCGTCTGGGCCTTGGCTATGATCCGCGCGGCATCAAACGCATGCTGCGTGTGTTCGGCCCGCTCACCGCACAGATTCTTTATACGGCACAGCGCATCCCGGCGCCCCGTTTCCATGATGTCGGCGGCGTTCACGCCATCGCGGAGGACAACGATGTCGAAGCACTCGCCACGTCATTGGCCCGTACGATTGCCGACAATGCGCCACTGACATTGAAAGCCGTGAAGGCCTCGATCCGGGCGCTGAACGCGAATGATCCGGCGTTGCTAGCCGAGGCGGAGCGACTGTCCGCACAAGCCGACGCCAGCAACGATTATGCGGAAGGGCGTGCAGCCTTCGCCGAAAAGCGCACGCCTCGATTTACCGGGAGCTGA
- a CDS encoding SDR family NAD(P)-dependent oxidoreductase: protein MELKLTGKTALVTGGSEGIGKGIALALAREGVDVAICARRMEPLEAAAKEIAGETGRKIVPITADLRSDADAKNFIAQAHKALGKVDIMVNNAGSAAGGVIEHLTEDDWEKGLQLKFMGYVRCLRYVLPIMVQQGGGRVVNLIGNDGVKPSYWEICPGAANAAGQNLTLSLAGQYGKHGISFCAVNPGPVRTERWAGLVKAMSRDMNLSYDEADQLAPASIPMGRIAEVEEVANLVVMLASPLMHMVNGTMIEIDGGQEKSLMDRARDKR from the coding sequence ATGGAACTAAAACTGACCGGAAAAACCGCCCTGGTTACAGGCGGCAGCGAAGGCATCGGCAAAGGCATTGCACTTGCCCTCGCCAGGGAAGGCGTCGATGTCGCGATCTGCGCGCGGCGCATGGAACCATTGGAAGCAGCGGCGAAGGAAATCGCCGGTGAAACCGGCCGCAAGATCGTTCCGATCACCGCCGATCTGCGTAGCGACGCCGACGCCAAGAATTTCATCGCGCAGGCCCACAAGGCGCTCGGCAAGGTCGATATCATGGTCAACAATGCCGGCTCCGCCGCTGGCGGGGTGATCGAACACCTGACCGAGGACGACTGGGAGAAAGGCCTCCAGCTCAAGTTCATGGGCTATGTACGATGCCTTCGCTACGTGCTGCCGATCATGGTCCAGCAGGGCGGTGGCCGCGTCGTGAATCTGATCGGCAATGACGGCGTGAAGCCCTCCTATTGGGAGATCTGCCCCGGCGCCGCCAATGCGGCCGGACAAAATTTGACTCTCTCGCTCGCCGGCCAATACGGAAAACACGGCATCAGCTTCTGCGCGGTCAATCCCGGTCCCGTGCGCACCGAACGCTGGGCCGGTCTCGTCAAGGCGATGTCGCGCGACATGAACCTCTCCTATGACGAGGCCGATCAGCTCGCCCCCGCCTCGATCCCGATGGGCCGTATCGCCGAGGTGGAAGAGGTTGCCAATCTCGTTGTCATGCTGGCTTCGCCGCTGATGCACATGGTCAACGGCACGATGATCGAAATCGACGGTGGACAAGAAAAGTCGCTGATGGATCGCGCGCGCGACAAGCGGTGA
- a CDS encoding ABC transporter substrate-binding protein, producing the protein MSRRFSFCAALTASMAIGLASPVSAQGTIKIGELNSYKSQPAFLDPYKKGWELAVEEINAKGGLLGKKLEIVSRDDGANPGDAVRVAEELITREGVNIITGTFLSHIGLAVTEFAGKKQVFFLAAEPLTDKITWSNGNRYTFRLRASTYMQVAMLMPDAVAAKKKRWALVYPNFEYGQSAAAAFKDMLKKAQPDVEFVTEQAPPLGKVDAGAVVQAIDDAKPDAIFNVLFGPDLAKFVREGNTRDVFKNRMVVSLLSGEPEYLDPLKDESPVGWVVTGYPWSEINTPEHKAFVDAYRKRWNDYPRLGSIVGYATMHSLAEGIKKAGSTDTEKMIAAFRGLKVDSPFGPFEYRPSDHQATMGAYVGKIAVKDGKGTMSDFKYVDGKDVLPGPEEVKKLRPAAP; encoded by the coding sequence ATGTCGAGACGTTTTTCATTCTGTGCTGCCCTCACCGCTTCAATGGCCATTGGCCTTGCCAGTCCCGTATCGGCGCAGGGTACAATCAAGATTGGTGAACTAAACAGTTACAAGTCGCAGCCGGCCTTCCTCGACCCCTACAAGAAAGGCTGGGAATTGGCGGTCGAAGAGATCAATGCCAAAGGCGGCCTGCTCGGGAAAAAGCTTGAGATCGTTTCCCGGGATGACGGCGCCAATCCCGGTGATGCAGTCCGCGTTGCCGAAGAGCTGATCACCCGCGAAGGCGTCAACATCATCACCGGCACCTTCCTCTCCCATATCGGTCTTGCGGTGACCGAGTTCGCCGGCAAGAAGCAGGTTTTCTTTCTTGCCGCTGAGCCGCTGACCGACAAGATCACCTGGTCGAATGGCAATCGCTATACATTCCGCCTTCGTGCATCGACGTACATGCAAGTGGCGATGCTGATGCCGGACGCCGTTGCCGCGAAGAAGAAGCGCTGGGCGCTGGTCTATCCCAATTTCGAATACGGCCAATCGGCGGCAGCAGCCTTCAAGGACATGCTCAAGAAGGCGCAGCCGGATGTCGAGTTCGTGACCGAGCAGGCACCGCCGCTCGGCAAGGTCGATGCCGGCGCCGTGGTGCAGGCGATCGACGATGCCAAGCCGGACGCCATCTTCAATGTGCTGTTTGGTCCGGACCTCGCCAAGTTCGTTCGCGAGGGCAACACCCGCGACGTGTTCAAGAACCGCATGGTGGTGAGTCTGCTCTCCGGCGAGCCGGAATATCTCGATCCATTGAAGGATGAATCGCCGGTCGGCTGGGTCGTGACCGGTTATCCCTGGAGCGAAATCAACACGCCGGAGCACAAGGCCTTCGTCGACGCCTACAGGAAGCGCTGGAACGACTATCCCCGCCTCGGCTCGATCGTCGGCTATGCGACGATGCATTCGCTGGCAGAAGGCATCAAGAAGGCCGGCTCGACCGACACCGAAAAGATGATCGCGGCCTTCCGCGGCTTGAAGGTCGACAGTCCGTTCGGGCCGTTCGAATATCGCCCGAGCGATCATCAGGCGACGATGGGCGCCTATGTCGGCAAGATCGCCGTGAAGGACGGCAAGGGCACCATGTCCGACTTCAAATATGTCGACGGCAAGGACGTGCTGCCCGGACCGGAAGAAGTGAAGAAGCTGCGTCCGGCCGCACCATAA
- a CDS encoding ABC transporter permease, with product MSFDVVFVWALNGLASASGLFFIAAGLSLIFGVTRIINIAHGSLYMLGIYLAYTFATKIGGGLGFWGGIIAAALIVAGIGALIEILLLRRIYRAPELFQLLATFALVLVINDLTLWIWGPEDLLGPRAPGLRGAVEIFGRRVPSYDLFLIAMGPAVLIILHLALAKTRFGRLVRAATQDREMVGALGVNQAVLFTAVFALGSFLAGLGGALQVAREPANLLMDLSVIGDAFVVVVVGGMGSITGAYLAAVLIAEIKAICIGIGVVHIGDFSINFSKLTLVAEFIVMAVVLIIRPHGLLGRAQGAVRSTAEVEAPIRPATNVVKIIGFAALIMLACLPLFAKTSPYSIVLGTDVLIAIIFATSLHFIMGPGGMHSFGHAAYFGLGAYGAALLVKFAAMPMLGAIVLAPFVALAGALLFGWFAVRLSGVYLAMLTLAFAQIVWSIVFQWENVTGGSNGVVGIWPTAPFNTYATYYLLTLCFAVLSVLILRRILFAPFGYAMRAGRDSPLRAESIGIDVKRVHWLGFAIAGAICGIAGGLFAFAKGSISPETIAVGRSIDGLVMVLLGGIQTLTGPIVGATALTLLQDTIMRQAEYWRALLGGIILLLVLVFPGGLVGGLTKLFNDRKQRA from the coding sequence ATGTCATTTGACGTTGTATTCGTGTGGGCGCTGAATGGTCTCGCATCGGCGTCGGGACTGTTCTTCATCGCTGCCGGCCTGTCGCTCATTTTCGGCGTCACGCGCATCATCAACATTGCGCATGGCTCGCTTTACATGCTCGGCATCTATCTCGCCTATACCTTCGCGACCAAGATCGGCGGTGGACTGGGCTTCTGGGGCGGCATTATTGCGGCGGCTCTTATCGTCGCCGGCATCGGGGCGTTGATCGAAATCCTGCTGTTGCGGCGCATCTATCGCGCACCCGAACTGTTTCAGTTGCTCGCCACATTTGCGCTCGTTCTGGTCATCAACGATCTGACGCTTTGGATCTGGGGACCGGAGGATCTGCTTGGCCCGCGCGCACCCGGCCTTCGCGGCGCTGTCGAAATTTTCGGTCGCCGCGTTCCAAGCTATGACCTGTTCCTGATCGCGATGGGTCCGGCGGTCCTCATCATTCTTCATCTGGCACTCGCCAAGACACGCTTCGGCCGGCTGGTGCGGGCGGCGACGCAGGATCGCGAGATGGTCGGCGCACTCGGCGTCAATCAGGCAGTCCTGTTCACCGCGGTATTTGCATTGGGCTCGTTTCTGGCCGGCCTTGGCGGCGCGCTGCAAGTCGCACGTGAGCCCGCCAACCTGCTGATGGATCTGAGCGTGATCGGCGACGCATTCGTCGTCGTCGTGGTGGGCGGTATGGGCTCCATCACCGGCGCCTATCTCGCGGCCGTCCTTATTGCCGAGATCAAGGCCATCTGCATCGGCATCGGCGTCGTCCATATTGGCGATTTCAGCATCAATTTCTCGAAGCTGACGCTGGTGGCGGAATTCATCGTCATGGCGGTCGTGCTGATCATCCGGCCGCACGGACTTTTGGGGCGCGCGCAAGGCGCGGTGCGCAGCACCGCCGAGGTCGAAGCGCCGATCCGGCCCGCGACGAATGTGGTCAAGATCATCGGCTTTGCAGCACTGATCATGCTGGCCTGCCTGCCGCTCTTCGCCAAGACCTCACCCTATTCCATCGTGCTCGGCACTGACGTCTTGATCGCGATTATCTTCGCCACCAGCCTGCATTTCATCATGGGGCCGGGTGGCATGCATTCCTTCGGCCACGCCGCCTATTTCGGTCTCGGCGCTTATGGTGCGGCCTTGCTGGTCAAGTTTGCCGCGATGCCGATGCTTGGCGCCATTGTGCTGGCGCCTTTTGTCGCGCTCGCCGGCGCGTTGCTGTTCGGCTGGTTCGCGGTGCGGCTCTCCGGCGTTTATCTCGCGATGCTGACGCTCGCTTTCGCCCAGATTGTCTGGTCGATCGTATTCCAGTGGGAGAATGTCACCGGCGGCTCGAACGGGGTTGTCGGCATCTGGCCGACCGCGCCGTTCAACACCTACGCGACTTATTATCTGCTGACGCTCTGCTTTGCGGTTCTGAGTGTGCTGATCCTGCGGCGCATCCTGTTCGCGCCCTTCGGCTATGCCATGCGGGCCGGACGTGACTCGCCCTTGCGTGCGGAAAGCATCGGTATCGACGTGAAACGCGTGCACTGGCTTGGCTTTGCCATTGCGGGAGCGATCTGCGGCATTGCCGGCGGACTGTTTGCCTTTGCCAAAGGCTCGATCTCGCCGGAAACGATCGCCGTCGGCCGCTCGATCGATGGCCTTGTCATGGTGCTGCTCGGCGGCATCCAGACGTTGACCGGCCCGATCGTCGGCGCGACGGCGCTGACCTTGCTGCAGGATACGATCATGCGGCAGGCGGAATACTGGCGCGCGCTGCTCGGCGGCATCATCCTGCTCCTGGTGCTGGTCTTCCCCGGCGGGCTGGTCGGTGGCCTGACCAAACTGTTCAACGACAGGAAGCAGCGCGCATGA
- a CDS encoding ABC transporter ATP-binding protein, whose translation MSVLAVDTLCKSFGGVHAVDHVSFAVGESEFLALIGPNGAGKSTCFNMINGQLPPDSGKILLDGQDVTGLTPRQIWRRGVGRTFQIAATFGSMTVAENVQMALLSHAGQIFALWRPAASYYRERALELLAQVGMADAADRPCHELAYGDVKRVELAIALANEPRLLLMDEPTAGMAPGERNKLIALVKELVVKRRMSVLFTEHSMDVVFAFADRIIVLARGKLIADGDAAAIRKNPQVQEVYFGTGRTFERRGAAAT comes from the coding sequence ATGAGCGTTCTTGCCGTCGACACATTATGCAAGTCGTTCGGCGGCGTTCACGCCGTCGATCACGTCAGCTTTGCCGTCGGCGAGAGCGAGTTTCTGGCGCTGATCGGGCCAAACGGCGCCGGCAAATCCACCTGCTTCAACATGATCAACGGCCAATTGCCGCCCGATAGCGGCAAGATCCTGCTCGACGGACAGGATGTGACCGGGCTGACGCCGCGGCAAATCTGGCGGCGGGGCGTCGGACGCACATTCCAGATCGCCGCGACCTTCGGCTCGATGACCGTTGCCGAGAATGTGCAGATGGCGCTGCTCTCGCATGCCGGGCAGATCTTCGCGCTGTGGCGTCCCGCCGCATCGTACTATCGCGAACGCGCGCTGGAGTTGCTGGCGCAGGTCGGCATGGCCGATGCCGCCGACCGGCCCTGTCATGAACTCGCTTATGGCGACGTAAAGCGTGTCGAGCTTGCGATCGCGCTCGCCAACGAGCCGCGCTTGCTGCTGATGGACGAACCCACCGCCGGCATGGCGCCAGGCGAGCGCAACAAGCTGATTGCCCTGGTGAAGGAACTTGTGGTCAAGCGCCGGATGTCGGTGCTGTTCACCGAGCATTCGATGGATGTCGTTTTTGCCTTCGCCGACCGCATCATCGTGCTGGCGCGCGGCAAGCTGATCGCCGATGGCGATGCCGCCGCGATCCGCAAGAACCCGCAGGTGCAGGAGGTTTATTTCGGCACCGGCAGGACGTTCGAACGCAGAGGCGCTGCGGCAACATGA